One Streptococcus gallolyticus subsp. gallolyticus DSM 16831 DNA window includes the following coding sequences:
- a CDS encoding HAD family hydrolase produces MADLQYKNYIFDFYGTLVDIWTDEDDEKLWKRMAALYAAYGADYSAAELKANYDNHIKRQENQLRKRSQLEHVEVDLVVVFIELLLEAPHKHATDSIILDLETWGNLIAQTFRMLSRKKLQAYENTLATLKTLKEVGATVILLSNAQRAFTQAEIEVTGCREFLDKIYISSDYKMKKPQVEFMNLVLNDNQLNPEETVMVGNDFTSDMVIAQAAGIDGILLNTFPYNQSEIETLNTMNAKVIEDISELVVE; encoded by the coding sequence ATGGCAGATTTACAATATAAGAATTACATTTTTGACTTTTATGGAACACTTGTAGATATTTGGACAGACGAAGATGACGAGAAGCTTTGGAAGCGGATGGCTGCGCTTTATGCTGCTTATGGCGCTGATTATTCTGCTGCGGAGCTTAAAGCAAATTATGATAACCATATTAAACGTCAAGAAAATCAATTACGCAAACGTTCTCAGTTAGAACATGTTGAGGTTGATTTGGTGGTTGTTTTTATTGAATTGCTGTTAGAAGCACCGCACAAACACGCCACAGATAGCATTATTCTAGACCTTGAAACATGGGGAAATCTAATTGCCCAAACTTTTAGAATGTTGTCACGCAAGAAATTGCAAGCTTACGAAAATACCTTAGCGACTTTGAAAACACTCAAAGAAGTAGGAGCAACAGTTATTTTATTGTCAAATGCCCAGCGAGCTTTCACCCAAGCTGAAATTGAAGTGACAGGCTGCAGAGAATTTCTTGATAAGATTTACATCTCGTCTGATTACAAAATGAAAAAACCACAAGTTGAATTCATGAATCTGGTCTTGAACGACAATCAACTTAATCCAGAAGAAACCGTTATGGTTGGCAATGATTTTACGAGCGACATGGTAATCGCACAAGCAGCAGGCATCGACGGTATCCTGCTTAACACATTCCCATACAACCAATCAGAAATCGAAACCCTCAATACCATGAACGCCAAAGTAATTGAAGATATCAGTGAGTTGGTGGTGGAGTGA
- a CDS encoding PspC domain-containing protein, whose product MKSALYKQRKNKLVCGVCAGIADKFGWDLPLTRVLTALLMYFYGFGIVIYILLAIFLPYKEDITRDHYGTGPRRRKDAEVVDEDDDNDGWFW is encoded by the coding sequence ATGAAATCAGCTCTTTATAAACAGCGAAAAAATAAACTGGTTTGTGGTGTCTGTGCCGGAATTGCTGATAAGTTTGGTTGGGACTTGCCTTTGACGCGTGTCCTGACAGCATTGCTGATGTATTTTTATGGCTTTGGCATTGTCATTTATATTCTTTTAGCAATTTTTCTTCCTTACAAAGAAGATATCACTCGCGACCATTATGGAACGGGACCACGCCGACGTAAGGATGCTGAAGTCGTTGACGAAGATGACGACAACGACGGTTGGTTTTGGTAA
- a CDS encoding YtxH domain-containing protein, giving the protein MSKLLKNVIIGVASGAAAAYFLSTEKGKKFQKKAAKAYEAYKENPAEYHQKAKDKATEYTDLAVDTFNDYRQKFESGELTTDEFLDTVKEKGKAAADFASEKVSEFTSKVSEAVNEAEEAKEETKAEVDDIIIDYTQDEEAPATEKPETTTEEADEE; this is encoded by the coding sequence ATGAGTAAACTATTGAAAAACGTGATTATTGGTGTTGCCTCTGGTGCAGCCGCAGCTTATTTCCTATCTACCGAAAAAGGTAAGAAATTCCAAAAGAAAGCCGCTAAAGCTTACGAGGCTTATAAAGAAAATCCTGCTGAATATCATCAAAAAGCAAAAGATAAAGCAACAGAATACACAGATTTAGCTGTTGATACCTTCAACGACTACCGCCAAAAATTTGAATCTGGTGAATTAACAACCGATGAATTTTTGGATACAGTAAAAGAAAAAGGTAAAGCCGCAGCCGATTTTGCTTCTGAAAAAGTCTCAGAATTCACTTCTAAAGTATCTGAAGCGGTTAACGAAGCAGAAGAAGCTAAAGAAGAAACAAAAGCAGAAGTCGATGACATTATCATTGACTACACACAAGACGAAGAAGCCCCAGCAACTGAAAAGCCTGAGACTACTACCGAAGAAGCTGATGAAGAATAA
- the hprK gene encoding HPr(Ser) kinase/phosphatase — translation MSVTVKMLVDKVKLDVIYGDDDLLAKEITTSDISRPGLEMTGYFDYYSPERLQLLGMKEWSYLTKMSSHNRHQVLTEMIKPETPAIIVARNLAIPDEMLAAAKEKGIAVLQSHVPTSRLSGEMSWYLDSCLAERTSVHGVLMDIYGMGVLIQGDSGIGKSETGLELVKRGHRLVADDRVDVFAKDEETLWGEPAEILRHLLEIRGVGIIDVMSLYGASAVKDSSQVQLAIYLENFESDKIFDRLGNSNEEIELSGVKIPRVRIPVKTGRNVSVVIEAAAMNYRAKQMGFDATKTFEDRLTQLISQNEED, via the coding sequence ATGTCGGTTACTGTAAAAATGTTGGTGGACAAGGTCAAGCTAGATGTTATCTACGGTGATGATGACTTATTAGCTAAAGAAATTACAACGTCAGATATTTCACGACCTGGGCTTGAGATGACAGGTTATTTTGATTATTATTCGCCGGAACGCCTGCAATTGCTAGGGATGAAAGAGTGGTCTTATCTTACCAAAATGTCATCACATAATCGTCATCAAGTTTTGACAGAAATGATTAAGCCAGAGACACCTGCCATTATTGTGGCGCGTAATCTAGCCATTCCAGATGAAATGTTGGCAGCTGCTAAAGAAAAAGGCATTGCTGTCTTGCAAAGTCATGTGCCAACAAGTCGTTTATCTGGTGAAATGTCATGGTATCTGGATTCTTGCCTTGCCGAACGCACTAGCGTTCATGGTGTTCTCATGGATATTTACGGTATGGGAGTTTTAATTCAAGGTGATTCAGGAATTGGTAAAAGTGAAACTGGTCTTGAATTAGTCAAACGTGGTCACCGCTTGGTGGCTGATGACCGTGTCGATGTATTTGCCAAAGACGAGGAAACACTTTGGGGTGAACCCGCAGAAATTCTCCGTCATTTGCTTGAAATTCGAGGTGTTGGTATCATTGACGTGATGAGCTTGTACGGTGCTAGCGCTGTTAAAGATTCATCACAAGTTCAATTGGCAATTTACTTAGAGAATTTTGAATCAGATAAAATCTTTGACCGCTTAGGAAATAGTAACGAAGAAATCGAGTTATCTGGTGTAAAAATTCCGCGCGTGCGTATCCCAGTAAAAACAGGACGTAACGTGTCAGTCGTTATTGAAGCAGCAGCCATGAACTACCGTGCTAAACAAATGGGATTTGATGCAACTAAGACATTTGAGGACCGCCTCACTCAGCTTATTAGCCAAAACGAGGAGGACTAA
- a CDS encoding TetR/AcrR family transcriptional regulator, which translates to MAKYTREKIIDAFFALASENPEKSNFTISEIASKAGISRQAIYQKHFKNFNEIILYVHNLIDKEICQVFNNYNPSSNINPLDYIAENVLPAIWKERQWIRCLYTTNIDPNFEDFIVSTYTKWGASNIVPKEGQFNLSNEEVVQLVTSLTVVVIKNWITQDNPSPPKQFKGEFLRLIRTPIYEYINHTAVTVSD; encoded by the coding sequence ATGGCAAAATATACGCGTGAAAAAATCATCGATGCTTTCTTTGCATTGGCTTCAGAAAATCCAGAGAAATCAAATTTTACAATTTCCGAGATTGCTTCAAAAGCTGGCATTTCAAGACAGGCCATTTATCAAAAACATTTTAAAAATTTCAATGAAATTATATTGTATGTCCATAATCTCATCGATAAAGAGATTTGCCAAGTATTTAATAATTATAATCCCTCCAGTAATATCAACCCTTTAGATTACATAGCTGAAAATGTTTTACCAGCAATTTGGAAGGAGAGACAGTGGATAAGGTGTCTCTATACTACAAATATCGATCCTAATTTTGAAGATTTTATTGTATCTACTTACACTAAATGGGGTGCTTCAAATATTGTCCCAAAAGAAGGACAATTCAATCTCTCAAATGAAGAAGTGGTTCAACTCGTTACATCACTCACTGTAGTTGTTATTAAAAATTGGATTACTCAAGATAATCCTTCTCCACCTAAGCAATTTAAAGGAGAATTTCTGAGGCTTATCAGAACACCTATTTATGAATATATCAATCATACAGCTGTTACCGTCTCTGATTAA
- a CDS encoding peptidase U32 family protein gives MSEKTLKRPEVLAPAGTLEKLKVAVDYGADAVFVGGQAYGLRSRAGNFTMEELQEGINYAHAHGAKVHVAANMVTHEGNETGAGEWFRELRDMGLDAVIVSDPALMVICLTEAPGLEVHVSTQASTTNYEAFAFWEEIGVSRVVLAREVGIAEIEEIRKHTSLEIEAFVHGAMCIGYSGRCVLSNHMSHRDANRGGCSQSCRWKYDLYDMPFGQERKSLEGEIPEPFSMSSVDMCMIEHLPDLIENGVDSFKIEGRMKSIHYVSTVTNCYRAAVDAYLESPAKFEAIKGELLDELWKVAQRELATGFYYQTPTENEQLFGARRKIPQYKFVGEVVAFDEETMTATIRQRNVILEGDAVEFYGPGFRHFETYIKDLHDADGNKIDRAPNPMELLTITVPQAVQAGDMIRARKEGLVNLYKSDGSSKTVRA, from the coding sequence ATGTCAGAAAAAACTTTAAAACGTCCAGAGGTTTTAGCACCTGCTGGTACTCTTGAGAAATTAAAAGTCGCTGTTGATTATGGAGCTGATGCAGTCTTTGTCGGTGGACAAGCTTACGGTCTTCGTAGCCGTGCTGGTAACTTCACGATGGAAGAATTGCAAGAAGGGATTAATTATGCCCATGCGCATGGCGCTAAGGTCCATGTCGCAGCAAATATGGTTACCCACGAAGGAAACGAAACTGGTGCAGGAGAGTGGTTCCGTGAACTTCGTGATATGGGCTTGGATGCCGTTATCGTATCTGACCCAGCACTTATGGTAATTTGTTTAACAGAAGCACCAGGTTTAGAAGTCCATGTGTCAACACAAGCTTCGACAACCAACTATGAAGCCTTTGCTTTCTGGGAAGAAATTGGTGTGTCTCGTGTCGTTTTGGCGCGTGAAGTCGGCATTGCTGAAATTGAAGAAATTCGCAAACACACCTCACTTGAAATTGAAGCCTTCGTTCACGGCGCAATGTGTATCGGTTATTCAGGACGTTGTGTCCTTTCTAATCACATGAGCCACCGTGATGCTAACCGTGGCGGTTGTTCACAATCTTGCCGCTGGAAATATGACCTTTACGATATGCCATTCGGTCAAGAACGTAAAAGTCTTGAAGGTGAAATTCCAGAGCCCTTTTCAATGTCATCAGTTGATATGTGTATGATTGAACACTTGCCTGATTTGATTGAAAATGGTGTTGATAGCTTTAAGATTGAAGGTCGTATGAAATCAATTCATTACGTATCAACAGTCACAAACTGCTACCGTGCAGCTGTCGATGCTTACCTAGAAAGCCCAGCAAAATTCGAAGCTATCAAAGGTGAATTACTTGATGAGCTTTGGAAAGTTGCCCAACGTGAATTGGCAACTGGCTTCTACTACCAAACACCAACAGAAAACGAGCAACTCTTTGGTGCTCGTCGTAAAATACCACAATATAAATTTGTCGGTGAAGTTGTTGCCTTTGACGAAGAAACAATGACAGCAACAATCCGTCAACGTAACGTTATTCTCGAAGGAGATGCCGTCGAATTCTACGGACCAGGATTCCGTCATTTTGAAACTTACATCAAAGATTTGCATGATGCTGATGGCAATAAAATTGATCGTGCTCCAAATCCAATGGAATTATTGACAATCACTGTCCCTCAAGCGGTTCAAGCAGGAGATATGATTCGTGCTCGTAAAGAAGGACTTGTGAACCTTTATAAAAGCGACGGTTCTAGCAAAACTGTTAGAGCATAA
- a CDS encoding SPJ_0845 family protein, whose amino-acid sequence MAITHKRQDDLESMFASFASIPKISSDPEKEKKVKDKKAEKATD is encoded by the coding sequence ATGGCTATCACACATAAACGTCAAGATGATTTAGAGTCAATGTTTGCAAGCTTTGCAAGTATTCCTAAAATCTCTAGCGACCCTGAAAAAGAAAAGAAAGTTAAGGACAAAAAAGCTGAGAAAGCGACTGATTAA
- a CDS encoding Tex family protein — translation MENENVTKIAQDLNIKESQIAKVLDLTSQGNTIPFIARYRKEMTGNLDEVQIKAIIDLDKSMTALADRKATVLAKIEEQGKLTAELKKAIENAEKLADVEELYLPYKEKRRTKATIAREAGLFPLARLILQNKPSLEVEAANFITEGFETADKALAGACEILIEAFSEDNKLRSWVYNEIWSYSSIISTVKDEAADDNKTFQIYYDFSEKVSKIQGYRILALNRGEKLGILKVGFEHNIDKMVRFMGARFKNKNAYIDDVIAGTIKKKIVPAMERRVHSELTESAEDGAIELFSENLRNLLLVSPLKGKMVLGFDPAFRTGAKLAVVDQTGKLMTTQVIYPVPPASQAKIEQSKKDLAELIRTYGVEIIAIGNGTASRESEAFVAQVLKDFPDVSYVIVNESGASVYSASELARHEFPDLTVEKRSAISIARRLQDPLAELVKIDPKSIGVGQYQHDVSQKKLAENLDFVVDTVVNQVGVNINTASPALLAHVSGLNKTISENIVKYRDENGRIASREEIKKVPRLGAKAFEQAAGFLRIPGAENILDNTGVHPESYKAVERLLKELNITDLDDSAKTKLQSVSIETMAETINIGQETLKDIIADLLKPGRDLRDDFEAPVLRQDVLDISDLEIGQKLEGTVRNVVDFGAFVDIGLHDDGLIHISQMSKSFVKHPSQVVSVGDVVTVWVSKIDKERGKINLSLVDLRELN, via the coding sequence ATGGAAAATGAAAATGTAACAAAAATTGCTCAAGATTTAAACATCAAAGAGAGCCAAATTGCCAAAGTTCTAGACTTGACTTCACAAGGGAATACCATTCCTTTCATTGCTCGTTACCGTAAGGAAATGACAGGTAATTTGGATGAAGTACAAATTAAAGCTATCATTGACTTGGATAAAAGCATGACAGCTTTAGCAGACCGTAAAGCGACTGTTCTTGCTAAAATTGAAGAACAAGGTAAGCTTACTGCGGAACTCAAAAAAGCTATTGAGAACGCTGAAAAGTTGGCAGACGTTGAGGAACTTTATCTTCCTTACAAGGAAAAACGTCGTACTAAAGCCACTATCGCCAGAGAAGCAGGGCTATTTCCACTAGCTCGTTTAATTTTGCAAAATAAGCCTTCGCTTGAAGTAGAAGCAGCGAATTTTATAACAGAAGGGTTTGAAACAGCTGACAAGGCACTTGCTGGCGCTTGTGAAATTCTTATTGAAGCTTTTTCGGAGGACAACAAGCTCCGCTCATGGGTTTACAATGAAATCTGGTCTTACAGCTCAATCATATCAACAGTTAAAGACGAAGCTGCCGATGATAATAAAACCTTCCAAATTTACTATGATTTTTCAGAGAAAGTTTCTAAAATCCAAGGTTATCGTATTTTGGCACTTAATCGTGGTGAAAAACTCGGTATTTTAAAAGTTGGTTTCGAGCATAACATTGATAAAATGGTGCGCTTCATGGGAGCTCGTTTTAAAAATAAAAATGCTTATATTGATGATGTCATCGCAGGAACGATTAAGAAAAAAATCGTTCCTGCTATGGAACGCCGTGTTCACAGTGAGTTAACAGAAAGTGCAGAGGATGGTGCAATCGAACTGTTCTCAGAAAATCTTCGCAATCTCCTTTTGGTGTCTCCTTTGAAAGGAAAAATGGTGTTAGGATTTGACCCAGCCTTTCGTACAGGAGCTAAGTTAGCTGTTGTTGACCAAACAGGAAAATTGATGACTACCCAAGTTATCTATCCTGTTCCGCCAGCTAGTCAGGCTAAAATCGAGCAATCGAAAAAAGATTTAGCAGAGCTCATTCGCACATATGGTGTTGAGATTATTGCTATCGGAAATGGGACTGCTAGCCGTGAAAGTGAAGCCTTTGTGGCACAAGTTTTGAAAGATTTTCCAGATGTTTCTTACGTGATTGTCAATGAAAGCGGAGCTTCTGTCTATTCCGCATCTGAATTGGCACGTCACGAGTTTCCAGATTTGACCGTTGAAAAACGCTCTGCTATTTCCATTGCGCGTCGTTTGCAAGACCCACTTGCAGAATTGGTTAAAATCGATCCAAAATCAATTGGTGTCGGACAATATCAGCACGACGTTAGTCAGAAAAAACTTGCCGAAAACCTTGATTTTGTTGTAGATACCGTTGTTAACCAAGTTGGTGTTAATATCAATACAGCAAGCCCCGCGCTATTAGCCCACGTTTCAGGATTAAATAAAACAATTTCTGAAAATATTGTCAAATACCGTGATGAAAATGGACGAATTGCTTCGCGTGAAGAAATCAAAAAAGTTCCACGTCTGGGAGCTAAGGCTTTTGAACAAGCAGCAGGTTTCTTGCGTATTCCAGGGGCAGAAAATATCCTTGACAATACAGGCGTTCACCCAGAGTCTTATAAAGCCGTTGAACGTTTATTGAAAGAATTAAATATCACAGATTTAGATGATTCAGCAAAAACAAAACTGCAATCTGTTTCAATTGAAACGATGGCTGAAACCATTAATATCGGGCAAGAAACGCTTAAAGATATTATCGCTGACCTCTTAAAACCAGGGCGTGATTTGCGTGATGATTTTGAAGCACCTGTGCTCCGCCAAGATGTTTTGGATATTTCAGACCTTGAAATTGGGCAAAAATTAGAAGGAACTGTCCGCAATGTCGTTGATTTTGGTGCATTTGTTGATATTGGTTTGCATGATGACGGTTTGATTCATATTTCACAAATGAGCAAGTCCTTTGTCAAACACCCAAGTCAAGTGGTTTCTGTCGGAGACGTTGTGACGGTTTGGGTTTCAAAAATCGATAAGGAACGCGGAAAAATCAATCTTTCCTTGGTAGACTTACGTGAACTTAACTAA
- the lgt gene encoding prolipoprotein diacylglyceryl transferase: MIDPVAIQLGPISIRWYAIFIVSGLLLAVYLAMKEAPRRKIIPDDILDFILIAFPLAIIGARVYYVIFDWSYYANQPLSEIVAIWNGGLAIYGGLITGAIVLFVFSYYRAINPLDFLDIAAPGVMIAQAIGRWGNFINQEAYGKIVDNLNYLPDFIKNQMYIDGSYRVPTFLYESLWNLLGFVIVMSLRHRPRFFKQGEIAFFYLIWYGCGRFVIEGMRTDSLMLLGIRVSQWLSALLVLIGVVLVIWRRKQKDVPYYQE, from the coding sequence ATGATTGATCCAGTTGCTATCCAGTTAGGTCCTATTAGTATTCGTTGGTATGCGATTTTCATTGTTTCAGGGTTACTTCTTGCTGTTTATTTAGCGATGAAAGAAGCACCGCGTCGGAAGATAATTCCTGATGATATTTTAGATTTTATTTTAATTGCATTCCCACTTGCGATTATTGGTGCTCGTGTTTATTATGTCATTTTTGATTGGTCTTATTATGCTAATCAGCCATTGAGCGAAATAGTTGCCATTTGGAACGGTGGCCTTGCTATTTACGGTGGCTTGATTACAGGAGCAATCGTATTGTTTGTTTTTTCTTATTACCGAGCAATCAATCCACTCGATTTTTTGGACATTGCAGCACCTGGTGTCATGATTGCGCAAGCTATTGGACGATGGGGAAATTTCATAAATCAAGAAGCTTATGGTAAAATAGTAGATAATCTGAATTACCTACCAGATTTTATCAAGAACCAGATGTATATTGATGGTTCGTATCGTGTTCCGACATTTTTATATGAATCATTGTGGAATTTATTAGGATTTGTGATTGTCATGAGCCTAAGACACCGACCACGTTTCTTCAAACAAGGTGAAATTGCCTTCTTTTACCTCATTTGGTATGGTTGTGGGCGTTTTGTCATCGAAGGAATGCGGACAGATAGTCTAATGTTACTCGGAATTCGAGTATCGCAATGGCTTTCTGCTCTACTCGTTTTGATTGGTGTGGTCTTGGTTATCTGGAGAAGAAAACAGAAAGATGTTCCGTATTATCAGGAATAA
- a CDS encoding biotin transporter BioY codes for MSRNKLLTLILPAFGAALIAILSQIVIPIGTVPFTLQTLAVGLIASIFRPREATLSVALYLLLGAIGLPVFAGGSGGIAALSGPTSGFLWGFLFYAVLTSYLTNTESSLVKIFVSNLLGNCLAFICGVIGLHFLANMSWQAAFLAGVVPFIIPEIGKLLAITAISKPLFISLKNTAYFA; via the coding sequence ATGTCTAGAAATAAGCTTTTAACGCTCATCCTCCCAGCATTTGGTGCTGCTTTGATTGCAATACTTTCACAGATTGTAATTCCTATCGGAACGGTTCCGTTTACACTTCAAACACTTGCTGTTGGGCTTATCGCTTCAATTTTCCGTCCACGTGAAGCTACACTCAGTGTGGCGCTTTATCTGCTACTTGGCGCTATTGGGCTTCCTGTTTTCGCAGGCGGTAGCGGCGGCATTGCAGCATTATCAGGTCCAACATCTGGTTTTCTCTGGGGCTTTCTTTTCTACGCTGTCTTAACTTCTTACCTAACCAATACGGAAAGCTCTTTGGTTAAGATTTTTGTTAGCAATCTACTCGGTAATTGTTTAGCTTTTATTTGCGGAGTGATTGGCTTACATTTTTTAGCAAATATGAGCTGGCAAGCTGCTTTCTTAGCTGGCGTTGTACCTTTTATCATTCCTGAAATTGGAAAACTTCTAGCTATTACAGCTATCAGTAAACCTTTATTTATCTCTCTGAAAAATACTGCCTATTTTGCATAA
- a CDS encoding SprT family protein — MNLTNFIKTVSREDFGKEFRHTAVWNPRLRTTGGRFFPADGHLDFNPKIYEAFGVDVFRKIVRHELCHYHLYFEGKGYKHADADFKALLKAVDGLRYAPAMPQKTEKYLYRCQKCGQDYHRKRRVNTQKYRCGRCHGKLLEIKNQEI, encoded by the coding sequence GTGAACTTAACTAATTTTATCAAAACAGTCTCACGAGAAGATTTCGGAAAAGAATTTCGCCACACGGCAGTTTGGAATCCACGTTTGCGGACAACAGGTGGTCGTTTTTTCCCAGCTGATGGGCATTTGGATTTTAATCCCAAGATTTATGAAGCATTTGGTGTTGACGTTTTTCGAAAAATTGTTCGCCATGAGCTTTGCCATTATCATTTGTATTTTGAGGGAAAAGGCTATAAGCACGCTGATGCCGATTTTAAAGCATTATTGAAAGCAGTTGATGGTCTGCGTTACGCGCCAGCCATGCCCCAAAAGACGGAAAAATACCTATACCGTTGCCAAAAATGTGGACAAGACTATCACCGAAAACGTCGTGTCAATACCCAAAAATACCGTTGTGGACGTTGCCACGGCAAGCTCTTAGAAATCAAAAATCAAGAAATTTAG
- a CDS encoding YdbC family protein — translation MSEFKFEIVEHLLTLSESDKGWTKELNRVSFNGAEPKFDIRSWSPDHSKMGKGVTLTNDEFKIILDAFRG, via the coding sequence ATGTCAGAATTTAAATTTGAAATTGTTGAACACTTACTTACCCTATCTGAGAGCGATAAAGGTTGGACAAAAGAATTGAACCGTGTCAGTTTTAACGGAGCAGAGCCAAAATTTGATATCCGTTCATGGAGCCCAGACCACAGCAAAATGGGCAAAGGTGTGACACTCACAAATGATGAATTTAAAATCATCTTGGACGCTTTCCGCGGCTAA
- a CDS encoding DUF948 domain-containing protein, with translation MFEVALLIIAIAFAVLVGVFIPLGVKLYKTVDVVNETIDETKQTIKVLTSDVNVTLHQTNEILAKANVLVEDVNGKVSTIDPLFVAVAELSETVSDLNTQARNITQKATQASSNVSKAGAAFAVGKVASKLFRKKGEEA, from the coding sequence ATGTTTGAAGTAGCACTATTAATTATTGCCATTGCTTTTGCTGTTTTGGTTGGCGTTTTTATACCACTTGGTGTTAAACTATATAAAACAGTTGATGTTGTAAATGAGACAATTGATGAAACAAAGCAGACCATAAAAGTGTTGACCAGTGATGTTAACGTCACTCTTCATCAGACCAATGAAATCTTGGCTAAAGCTAATGTTTTAGTTGAGGATGTTAATGGCAAGGTGTCGACAATTGATCCACTTTTTGTGGCAGTTGCAGAGTTGTCTGAGACTGTTTCGGACTTGAATACACAAGCTCGTAACATCACTCAAAAAGCTACTCAAGCCTCATCAAATGTTAGCAAAGCTGGTGCAGCATTTGCTGTTGGTAAAGTTGCCTCAAAATTATTTCGTAAAAAAGGAGAAGAAGCATGA
- a CDS encoding peptidase U32 family protein translates to MEKIIITATAESIEQVKELLDAGVDRIYVGEENYGLRLPHNFTYDELSEIAKLVHDAGKELSIACNALLHQDMINAVRPYLDFLKDIKADYLVAGDAGVFHINKNEGYDFKMIYDVSVFVTSSRQVNFWGDHGASEVVLAREIPSVELFKMSENLRYPAEVLVYGATVIHHSKRPLLQNYYNFTHNDDEKTRERGLFLAEPSNKDSHYSIFEDKHGTHIFDTDDLDMMPKLTELTDHNFTHWKLDGIYCPGHDFVEIVKCFVKAKELIEAAEFTQDQAFLLDEEIRKLHPKGRTLGTGFYEFDPEEVK, encoded by the coding sequence ATGGAAAAAATAATTATTACTGCGACAGCTGAATCTATTGAGCAGGTCAAAGAGCTTTTAGATGCAGGTGTTGATCGTATTTATGTGGGTGAGGAAAACTATGGTTTACGTTTGCCTCATAATTTTACTTATGATGAACTTTCTGAAATCGCTAAGCTAGTTCATGATGCTGGAAAAGAACTAAGTATCGCTTGCAATGCTTTGTTGCACCAAGATATGATTAATGCGGTTCGCCCATATCTTGATTTTTTGAAAGATATTAAAGCCGATTATCTAGTAGCAGGAGATGCAGGTGTTTTTCACATCAATAAAAATGAAGGCTACGATTTCAAGATGATTTATGATGTTTCTGTTTTTGTAACATCAAGTCGTCAAGTGAATTTCTGGGGAGACCATGGCGCTAGTGAAGTCGTTCTTGCTCGTGAAATCCCGTCGGTCGAATTGTTCAAAATGTCAGAAAATCTTCGCTACCCAGCTGAAGTGCTTGTTTACGGAGCTACTGTCATTCATCATTCAAAACGTCCATTATTGCAAAATTATTACAATTTTACGCATAATGATGATGAAAAAACACGTGAGCGTGGTCTTTTCCTTGCTGAACCAAGCAATAAAGACTCTCATTACTCAATTTTTGAGGATAAACATGGCACACATATTTTTGATACTGATGATCTTGATATGATGCCAAAATTGACAGAGTTAACTGACCATAATTTCACTCATTGGAAATTGGACGGTATTTATTGTCCAGGGCATGATTTTGTTGAGATTGTTAAATGCTTTGTCAAAGCTAAAGAATTGATTGAAGCAGCTGAATTTACACAAGACCAAGCTTTCTTATTGGATGAAGAAATTCGTAAATTACATCCAAAAGGTCGCACACTTGGAACTGGATTCTATGAATTTGATCCAGAGGAAGTGAAGTAA
- a CDS encoding DUF3270 domain-containing protein: MPTPLKQHKELEERHYQEDNAPKFQEFQEIDHRNAKLKELMFFARIALFGISTVVISFFLLVLNLAPIWAFLFASLISLAITSAVSSIIWSLRH, from the coding sequence ATGCCAACACCATTAAAGCAACACAAAGAGCTTGAAGAACGGCATTATCAAGAAGATAATGCACCAAAATTTCAAGAATTTCAAGAAATTGACCACAGAAATGCTAAATTAAAAGAGTTAATGTTTTTTGCTCGTATTGCATTATTTGGAATTTCGACTGTCGTCATTTCATTCTTTTTGCTGGTCTTGAATCTAGCTCCAATCTGGGCTTTCTTATTTGCCTCTCTTATTAGCCTAGCTATTACGTCAGCTGTTTCAAGTATTATTTGGTCTTTAAGACATTGA